In the genome of Planctomycetota bacterium, the window ATCAAGATCGGCGAGCTGCGCAAGGGCGTGGTGAAGAACATCACCGACTTCGGCGCCTTCATTGACCTGGGCGGCATAGACGGCCTGCTGCACATCACCGACATGAGCTGGGGCCGGATCAGCCACCCGAGCGAGATGCTGAAGATCGACGAAGAGGTCGAGGTGATGATCCTCAACGTGGACCGCGAGAAGGAGAAGATCTCGCTGGGCCTCAAGCAGAAGACGCCCAGCCCGTGGGAGGGCATCGAGCAGAAGTACCCCGTGGGCTCGCGCGTGCGCGGCCAGGTGGTGAACATTGTGAGCTACGGCGCCTTCGTGAAACTCGAAGATGGCGTCGAGGGCCTCGTGCACATCTCCGAGATGAGCTGGACCCGCCGCATCAACCATCCCGGCGACCTGGTCGCCATCGGCGACACGGTCGAGGTGGTGGTGCTGGGCATTGACCTTTCCAAGGAGGAGATCTCCCTCGGCATGAAGCAGACCGAGGCGAACCCCTGGGAGGTCGTCGAAGAGAAGTTCCCGCCGGGCACCGTCATCAAGGGCCGCGTGCGCAACCTGGCCAACTACGGCGCCTTCATCGAGATCGAGCAGGGCATTGACGGCCTGCTGCACATCTCGGACATGAGCTGGACGAAGAAGGTCACGCACCCGTCCGAGATGCTCAAGAAGGGCGACAAGGTGGAGGCCGTGGTCCTCAGTGTCAACCAGGAGAAGAAGCGCGTCGCCCTTGGTCTCAAGCAACTCAAGCCGGACCCCTGGCAGGAGGAGATTCCCAGCAAGTACCACGTCGGCGACATCGCCCGCGGCAAGATCACCAAGCTGACCAGCTTTGGTGTGTTCGTGGAACTCGAGCCCGAGTTGGAGGGCCTTCTGCACATTTCCGAACTCGCCGACCGCAAGGTCGAAACGCCAGAAGAAGTGGTCCAGGTCGGCGACGAGGTCGAGGTCCGCATCATCCGCGTGGACACGCGCGACCGGAAAATCGGCCTCAGCCTGCGTCAGGTGAGCCAAGCCGATCTTGAGACCGAGCGCGAAATGGACGAGCGCGCCGAGCGCGCAGCCCTCGAGGAAGTCACCACCGAGCGGCCGCGCATGAGCAGCATCGAGGGCCTCGACGCCCTCGCCAGCCGGGTCCGCAAGGCCGAGGCCCCGAAGGCCCCGCCGAAGCCCGAGGACGCCTCCGCCGGCAAGCCCTCGGCCGGCGGCGACCAGGCCGGAACCGAAACGTAGGCGCTCCGCTACTCCGCACCCCCTTGGCCCGGGCCGCGAGGCAGCCAGCACTGGCCCGCGAGCCCGGGCCATTTCGTACAAGGGCGCCGCCCATGAGCACCGAAGTCGAGCGCCAGCTTGACGTGATACGCCGCGGCGTCGTGCCCGGCGGCATCGTCACCGAGGACGAACTCCGCAGCAAGCTCGCGCGCTCCCTCGCCGAAGCCAGGCCCCTCCGCGTCAAGCTCGGCGTAGACCCCACCGCCCCCGACATCCACCTTGGCCACACCGTTGTCCTTCGCAAGCTACGGCAATTCCAGGACTTAGGCCACACCGCGGTCCTCATCATCGGCGACTACACGGCCATGGTCGGCGACCCATCGGGCCGTTCCAAGACTCGTCCCCAGCTCACCTACGACCAGGTCGAAGCTAACGCCCAGACCTATGTCGCCCAAGTCTCCCACATCCTCCGCAGCGACCGCCTCGAAGTCGTCCGCAACGGCGACTGGTTCCGCAAGATG includes:
- a CDS encoding 30S ribosomal protein S1, producing MGANELVKEIGKDREWLDGEVQAALEGQSLDELGTLYDKSIRNFEVGTILEGRVIDRRGNDVIIDIGYKSEGLVYLDEFGDRAHQVKRGDKVEVLLEAVEDEAGMIVLSKRKADRIRGWERVIENNAEGDIVRGTAIRKIKGGLLVDIGVPVFLPASQISIRRTGDIADYIGQELECKIIKIDKERRNIVVSRRKLIEERREEQKKKLLAEIKIGELRKGVVKNITDFGAFIDLGGIDGLLHITDMSWGRISHPSEMLKIDEEVEVMILNVDREKEKISLGLKQKTPSPWEGIEQKYPVGSRVRGQVVNIVSYGAFVKLEDGVEGLVHISEMSWTRRINHPGDLVAIGDTVEVVVLGIDLSKEEISLGMKQTEANPWEVVEEKFPPGTVIKGRVRNLANYGAFIEIEQGIDGLLHISDMSWTKKVTHPSEMLKKGDKVEAVVLSVNQEKKRVALGLKQLKPDPWQEEIPSKYHVGDIARGKITKLTSFGVFVELEPELEGLLHISELADRKVETPEEVVQVGDEVEVRIIRVDTRDRKIGLSLRQVSQADLETEREMDERAERAALEEVTTERPRMSSIEGLDALASRVRKAEAPKAPPKPEDASAGKPSAGGDQAGTET